A genomic window from Mesorhizobium sp. 131-2-1 includes:
- a CDS encoding phosphomannomutase → MKFGSSGVRGLASELVGKPSGLYTAAFAWRLTSSGLQSSGPIFVGRDLRDSSPAIAGHCMAALAVSGFQPMDCGVIPTPALALYAQKHGAAALMVTGSHIPADRNGIKFYRPNGEIDKADEAAITQYVADKSNVYESPSLAGTAWPNRHDEAIAGYQERANDILGPDSLSGMRFGVYQHSSVAAELLVRVLRSFGAEVVPVGKSETFVPVDTEAVDAATLAKFKAWSGEFQLDAIVSTDADADRPLVADENGDLFRGDLIGLVTALFVAADTVVTPVTSNSGISDTLGFEVKRTKVGSPFVIAGMEASYRGGNIVIGFEANGGVLLGSDCLLNGKTLAALPTRDSLLPILAVLGTMASTKRPLSRLRELWDLPFCASERLENFPLESSRRLMAQLAKPDALQQFLAPFGIVAEIDETDGLRARMDSGEIIHLRPSGNAPELRCYSEAASHARATAIVALTLEKARAFASTGTEGI, encoded by the coding sequence ATGAAATTCGGGTCGAGCGGCGTCCGAGGTCTGGCTTCGGAATTGGTTGGGAAGCCCAGTGGACTCTATACTGCGGCGTTCGCCTGGCGTTTGACCTCGAGCGGACTTCAATCGAGCGGCCCGATCTTTGTGGGCCGCGACCTGCGCGACAGCAGCCCGGCGATTGCCGGCCATTGCATGGCGGCCTTGGCCGTGAGCGGATTCCAGCCGATGGATTGCGGCGTCATCCCTACCCCCGCCCTCGCCCTTTACGCCCAAAAGCACGGCGCGGCCGCCCTGATGGTCACCGGCTCCCATATTCCCGCCGACCGCAACGGCATCAAATTCTATCGCCCGAATGGCGAGATCGATAAGGCGGACGAGGCTGCGATAACGCAATATGTCGCCGACAAGTCGAACGTGTACGAGTCACCAAGCCTTGCGGGGACGGCCTGGCCAAATCGCCATGACGAAGCGATTGCCGGCTACCAGGAACGCGCCAACGATATCCTGGGACCGGATTCGCTGTCAGGCATGAGGTTCGGCGTTTACCAGCACAGTTCGGTCGCGGCGGAATTGCTGGTGCGGGTCCTTCGATCGTTCGGAGCAGAGGTGGTCCCGGTCGGCAAAAGCGAAACCTTCGTGCCGGTCGACACCGAAGCCGTGGATGCAGCGACGCTTGCGAAGTTCAAGGCGTGGAGCGGCGAGTTCCAACTCGACGCCATCGTGTCCACGGACGCCGACGCCGATCGCCCGCTTGTCGCCGACGAAAATGGCGATCTGTTCCGGGGCGACCTGATCGGGCTCGTCACCGCGCTTTTCGTGGCCGCGGACACCGTCGTGACACCCGTGACCTCCAATTCGGGCATTTCGGATACTCTGGGTTTCGAGGTGAAGAGAACCAAGGTTGGATCTCCCTTCGTCATCGCCGGCATGGAAGCATCGTACCGTGGCGGCAACATTGTCATCGGCTTCGAAGCCAATGGCGGCGTTCTCCTGGGGTCGGATTGCCTGCTGAATGGAAAGACGCTGGCGGCCCTGCCGACACGGGACTCGCTGCTGCCGATCCTGGCCGTGCTCGGCACCATGGCATCGACGAAAAGACCGCTGTCGCGTTTGCGCGAGCTTTGGGACCTTCCGTTTTGCGCGAGCGAGCGACTCGAAAACTTCCCCCTGGAGAGCTCACGCCGGTTGATGGCCCAACTCGCCAAACCCGATGCGCTCCAGCAATTCCTGGCTCCGTTTGGCATCGTTGCCGAAATCGATGAAACCGATGGCCTCAGGGCACGGATGGACAGTGGCGAGATCATACATTTGCGGCCGTCCGGAAATGCGCCGGAATTGCGCTGCTATTCGGAGGCCGCGAGCCACGCCAGGGCGACGGCGATCGTGGCACTGACACTGGAAAAGGCGCGGGCATTCGCATCCACGGGCACAGAGGGCATTTGA
- the ppdK gene encoding pyruvate, phosphate dikinase — translation MTKWVYTFGDGAAEGRAGDRNLLGGKGANLAEMCSLGLPVPPGFTITTEVCNAFYANGRTYPSKLEADVAVALDHIGRLTGRRFGDPSKLLLVSVRSGARASMPGMMDTVLNLGLNDETVEALAGDSGDARFAYDSYRRFIQMYSDVVMGLDHEVFEEILEDEKANLGHELDTELTALEWQGVIAHYKAKVEEELGKPFPQDPHEQLWGAIGAVFSSWMNNRAITYRRLHDIPESWGTAVNVQAMVFGNMGDTSATGVAFTRNPSTGEKQLYGEFLVNAQGEDVVAGIRTPQNITEAARIAAGSDKPSLQKLMPDAFQAFVDISDRLEKHYRDMQDLEFTIERGKLWMLQTRSGKRTAKAALRIAVEMAKDKLITREEAVARIDPASLDQLLHPTIDPKAARDVIGVGLPASPGAATGEIVFSSGDAEDAKAQGRKAILVRIETSPEDIHGMHAAEGILTTRGGMTSHAAVVARGMGKPCVSGAGSLRVDYKAGTLMAMGQTFRKGDIITIDGANGQVLKGVVPMLQPELSGDFAAIMEWADATRRMKVRTNAETPLDARMARSFGAEGIGLCRTEHMFFDGDRIVAMREMILADTEKDRRVALAKLLPMQRSDFLELFEIMAGLPVTIRLLDPPLHEFLPKTEAELAEVAAAMKVSPDKLRQRTEALHEFNPMLGHRGCRLAVSYPEIAEMQARAIFEAAVQAGQKAGALVVPEIMVPLVGIVKELDYVKARIDAVAASVMEESGIKIDYLTGTMIELPRAAIRAHAIAEAAEFFSFGTNDLTQTTFGISRDDAASFLETYRQKGIIEQDPFVSLDIEGVGELVRMAAEKGRATRPGIKLGICGEHGGDPSSIRFCEEVGLDYVSCSPYRVPIARLAAAQAAVQVAKAAASRG, via the coding sequence ATGACCAAGTGGGTTTACACCTTCGGCGATGGCGCCGCTGAGGGCCGTGCCGGCGACCGCAATCTTCTCGGCGGCAAGGGCGCCAACCTGGCCGAGATGTGCAGCCTCGGCCTGCCGGTGCCACCGGGCTTCACCATCACCACCGAGGTGTGCAATGCCTTTTACGCCAACGGCCGCACCTATCCGTCGAAGCTGGAGGCGGATGTTGCGGTTGCGCTCGACCATATCGGCCGGCTGACCGGCCGCCGCTTCGGCGATCCGTCGAAACTGCTCCTGGTGTCGGTGCGCTCCGGCGCCCGCGCCTCCATGCCAGGCATGATGGACACCGTCCTCAATCTCGGCCTCAACGACGAGACGGTCGAGGCGCTCGCCGGCGATTCCGGCGATGCCCGCTTCGCTTATGACAGCTACCGCCGCTTCATCCAGATGTATTCGGACGTCGTCATGGGGCTCGACCACGAGGTTTTCGAGGAAATCCTGGAGGATGAGAAGGCAAACCTCGGCCATGAGCTCGACACCGAGCTGACGGCGCTCGAATGGCAGGGCGTGATCGCGCACTACAAGGCCAAGGTCGAGGAGGAACTCGGCAAGCCGTTTCCGCAGGACCCGCACGAGCAGCTCTGGGGCGCTATCGGCGCTGTGTTCTCCAGCTGGATGAACAACCGTGCCATCACCTACCGCCGCTTGCACGACATTCCCGAGAGCTGGGGCACGGCGGTCAATGTCCAGGCCATGGTGTTCGGCAATATGGGCGATACGTCCGCCACCGGCGTCGCCTTCACCCGCAATCCGTCGACCGGCGAAAAGCAGCTCTACGGCGAGTTCCTGGTCAACGCCCAGGGCGAGGATGTCGTCGCTGGCATCCGCACGCCGCAGAACATCACCGAGGCGGCGCGCATCGCCGCCGGTTCCGACAAGCCATCGCTGCAGAAGCTGATGCCGGATGCCTTCCAGGCTTTCGTCGACATCTCCGACCGCCTGGAGAAGCACTACCGCGACATGCAGGATCTCGAATTCACCATCGAGCGCGGCAAGCTTTGGATGCTGCAGACCAGGTCCGGCAAGCGCACGGCCAAGGCAGCGCTCAGGATTGCCGTCGAGATGGCGAAGGACAAGCTGATCACCAGGGAAGAAGCGGTCGCCCGCATCGATCCCGCCTCGCTCGACCAGCTCCTGCACCCGACCATCGACCCCAAGGCCGCGCGCGACGTCATCGGCGTCGGCCTGCCGGCCTCGCCGGGTGCGGCCACCGGCGAGATCGTCTTTTCCTCGGGCGATGCGGAGGATGCCAAGGCGCAAGGCCGCAAGGCGATCCTGGTGCGCATCGAGACCAGCCCGGAAGACATCCACGGCATGCATGCGGCCGAAGGCATCCTCACCACGCGCGGCGGCATGACCAGCCATGCCGCCGTTGTGGCGCGCGGCATGGGCAAGCCCTGCGTGTCGGGCGCCGGCTCGCTGCGCGTCGACTACAAGGCCGGCACGCTGATGGCGATGGGCCAGACCTTCCGCAAGGGCGACATCATCACCATTGACGGTGCCAACGGCCAGGTGCTGAAGGGCGTCGTGCCGATGCTGCAGCCGGAACTGTCGGGCGATTTCGCCGCCATCATGGAATGGGCCGACGCCACGCGCCGCATGAAGGTGCGCACCAATGCCGAAACGCCGCTCGATGCGCGCATGGCGCGCTCCTTCGGCGCCGAAGGCATCGGGCTCTGTCGCACTGAGCACATGTTCTTCGACGGCGACCGTATCGTCGCCATGCGCGAGATGATCCTGGCCGACACGGAAAAGGACCGTCGCGTCGCCCTTGCCAAGCTGTTGCCGATGCAGCGCTCGGATTTCCTCGAACTGTTCGAGATCATGGCCGGCCTGCCGGTGACGATCCGCCTGCTCGATCCGCCGCTGCACGAGTTCCTGCCGAAGACGGAAGCGGAGCTCGCCGAAGTCGCCGCTGCCATGAAGGTCTCGCCCGACAAGCTCAGGCAGCGCACCGAGGCCCTGCACGAGTTCAACCCGATGCTCGGCCATCGCGGCTGCCGCCTGGCCGTCTCCTATCCCGAGATCGCCGAAATGCAGGCCCGAGCCATTTTCGAGGCGGCCGTCCAGGCGGGCCAGAAGGCCGGCGCCCTGGTGGTGCCTGAGATCATGGTGCCGCTGGTCGGCATCGTGAAGGAACTCGACTACGTCAAGGCGCGCATCGACGCCGTCGCGGCAAGCGTCATGGAAGAGAGCGGCATCAAGATCGACTATCTGACCGGGACGATGATTGAGCTCCCCCGCGCGGCCATCCGCGCCCATGCCATCGCCGAGGCGGCCGAATTCTTCTCCTTCGGCACCAACGATCTCACCCAGACCACATTCGGCATCTCGCGCGACGACGCGGCCTCCTTCCTGGAGACCTACCGGCAGAAGGGCATCATCGAGCAGGATCCGTTCGTGTCGCTCGACATAGAGGGCGTCGGCGAATTGGTGCGCATGGCGGCCGAAAAGGGCCGGGCGACGCGGCCCGGGATCAAGCTCGGCATCTGCGGCGAGCATGGTGGCGATCCCTCGTCAATCCGCTTCTGCGAAGAGGTCGGCCTCGACTATGTGTCGTGCTCGCCCTACCGCGTACCGATTGCCAGGCTGGCAGCGGCGCAGGCCGCGGTGCAGGTGGCAAAGGCAGCAGCATCGCGCGGCTGA
- a CDS encoding glycosyltransferase family 9 protein, with amino-acid sequence MLQISPAPFRSILILQTKFIGDLVLASALARNLQLGYPGVRIVFLCEARFASFLTAHGIASDVVTFRRAMMRGSPMQRGRELLSMVRRLRRYRFDMTIDLSDSKTSRIVSNLVNASIRVGYHPSERPLRWHERQPANVRAKPFGFGEQHYLYRYLSPLEALGVDLRVRAPSIRPLPLETARALALLDKYQLRRNGFVAVHAGASFLGRRWQPERFAAVIDEIAHETGLDFVLVGGPDEHKPADEIAARTASPVVNFVGALSLETLLALLKEARLFLGNESGPMHMAAAAGTPVVGLYGLTNPIRWGPVGVPSISLQPSMPCECVASDFCKRTDPSKACCVWRLEVGPVAEAVREILALTEKQTEHTLSRYA; translated from the coding sequence ATGTTGCAGATTTCCCCCGCCCCCTTCCGCTCGATCCTCATCCTCCAGACCAAGTTCATCGGCGACCTCGTTCTCGCCTCCGCGCTGGCCAGGAACCTCCAGCTCGGATATCCGGGCGTCAGGATCGTATTCCTTTGCGAGGCGCGTTTCGCCAGCTTCCTTACGGCTCACGGCATCGCGTCCGACGTCGTCACGTTCCGGCGCGCCATGATGCGCGGGTCGCCGATGCAGCGGGGGCGTGAGCTGTTATCGATGGTGCGCAGGCTGCGCCGGTACCGCTTCGACATGACGATCGACCTGAGCGATTCGAAGACCTCGCGGATCGTCAGCAACCTCGTCAACGCCTCGATCCGGGTCGGCTACCATCCGTCCGAGAGGCCCTTGCGCTGGCACGAGCGTCAGCCCGCCAACGTTCGCGCCAAGCCGTTCGGCTTCGGCGAACAGCACTATCTCTACCGCTATCTTTCACCGCTCGAGGCGCTTGGCGTCGATCTGCGCGTGAGAGCGCCGTCCATCCGCCCGCTGCCTTTGGAGACGGCGCGCGCGCTTGCGTTGCTGGACAAGTACCAGCTGAGGCGAAACGGCTTTGTCGCGGTGCATGCCGGAGCGAGCTTCCTTGGCCGGCGCTGGCAGCCGGAACGTTTTGCCGCCGTCATCGACGAGATCGCGCACGAGACCGGCCTGGACTTCGTGCTGGTCGGCGGCCCGGACGAGCACAAGCCCGCCGACGAGATTGCCGCGCGGACCGCCTCGCCGGTCGTCAATTTTGTCGGGGCGCTTTCGCTCGAAACCCTGCTGGCGCTGCTGAAGGAGGCGCGGCTTTTCCTTGGCAATGAAAGCGGCCCCATGCACATGGCCGCCGCAGCGGGAACTCCGGTCGTCGGTCTCTACGGGCTGACCAACCCGATCCGCTGGGGCCCGGTCGGCGTGCCGAGCATCTCGCTGCAGCCCTCCATGCCGTGCGAATGCGTGGCGAGCGACTTCTGCAAGCGGACGGATCCGAGCAAGGCATGCTGCGTCTGGCGCCTGGAGGTTGGGCCTGTCGCCGAGGCTGTGCGCGAGATCCTCGCTCTGACCGAAAAGCAGACCGAACACACGCTTTCGCGCTACGCCTGA
- the gmd gene encoding GDP-mannose 4,6-dehydratase — MTKTALITGVTGQDGAYLAELLLSKGYEVHGLARRSSTADVNTTRLKWLGIEKDVRIVDGNLTDLSGLARTMRDIGPDEVYNLAAQSFVKSSWQQPILTGNVTGIGVTNVLEALRLEKPEARFYQASSSEMYGLIQEPMQSETTPFHPRSPYAVAKLYGHWITINYRESFGLHASSGILFNHESPLRGIEFVTRKVTDAVARIKKGLSRELRLGNIDAKRDWGHSKDYVRAMWLMLQQDVPDDYVVATGRTTTVRDMCRIAFEHVGLNIEDHLVIDPELFRPAEVEILLGNPAKAKAKLGWEATISLEDMIREMVDADLERHTNQPAR, encoded by the coding sequence ATGACAAAGACAGCATTGATAACGGGCGTCACCGGGCAGGACGGCGCCTATCTGGCAGAACTCTTGCTCTCCAAGGGCTATGAGGTCCACGGACTTGCGCGGCGATCGAGCACAGCCGACGTCAACACGACGCGCCTGAAATGGCTCGGCATCGAGAAGGACGTCAGGATCGTCGACGGAAACCTGACGGATCTTTCCGGCCTGGCCCGAACGATGCGCGACATCGGGCCGGACGAGGTCTACAACCTTGCCGCCCAGTCCTTCGTCAAGTCATCGTGGCAGCAGCCGATCCTGACGGGCAACGTCACCGGCATTGGCGTGACCAACGTGCTTGAGGCGCTTCGCCTCGAAAAGCCCGAGGCTCGCTTCTATCAGGCCTCGTCGTCCGAGATGTACGGCCTTATCCAGGAACCGATGCAGTCGGAAACGACCCCCTTCCATCCTCGCTCGCCCTACGCGGTGGCGAAGCTCTACGGCCACTGGATCACCATCAACTACCGCGAAAGCTTCGGCTTGCATGCCTCGAGCGGCATTCTGTTCAATCACGAATCGCCGCTCCGCGGCATCGAGTTCGTGACCCGCAAGGTCACGGACGCGGTTGCGCGCATCAAGAAGGGCCTGTCCAGGGAATTGCGGCTCGGCAATATCGACGCCAAGCGCGATTGGGGCCACTCCAAGGACTATGTCCGCGCCATGTGGCTGATGCTGCAGCAGGATGTGCCGGACGACTATGTCGTGGCCACGGGCAGGACGACGACCGTGCGCGACATGTGCCGCATCGCCTTCGAGCATGTCGGGCTCAACATCGAGGACCATCTCGTCATCGACCCCGAACTGTTCAGGCCCGCCGAAGTCGAAATCCTGCTGGGAAATCCGGCCAAGGCAAAAGCGAAGCTGGGGTGGGAGGCGACGATTTCGCTGGAAGACATGATCCGGGAAATGGTGGATGCCGACCTTGAACGTCATACCAACCAGCCCGCACGCTAA
- a CDS encoding mannose-1-phosphate guanylyltransferase/mannose-6-phosphate isomerase, with protein sequence MKVVPVIISGGAGSRLWPASRQSHPKPFLKVADGHSLIQHTALRAASIKDVVELVTVTSREHLFLTTDDFDALESVVPQRTFLLEPEGRDTAAAVAAAAIYAKAMHGPDAVLCIFPADHMIGNLPAFLGAMAKAIEHAGQGRIATLGINPTRPDTAFGYIEADGENVVRFVEKPDLETAKAYVASKRFFWNAGIFCFRAQVMLDAMAKHCPAVIEAVLASYDDSRASRGDGFANIELSPEHFALAPRISLDHAVMEKAQNLAVVPCDMEWNDIGSWNAMAELVAPDQNGNRIRGDVRMVDTAGSYISSDKRVIGTVGVSDLVIVDSPDALLVASRDRVQDVKKLFESLKASGHEAHLLHSTVHRPWGTYTVLEEGERFKIKRIEVKPGRRLSLQMHHHRSEHWVVVSGSAKIINGDEELFLATNQSTYIPCGHKHRLENPGKIDLVIIEVQSGDYLGEDDIVRFDDVYGRA encoded by the coding sequence ATGAAGGTTGTTCCGGTGATCATCAGCGGTGGAGCCGGCTCGCGCCTGTGGCCTGCCTCGCGGCAGTCGCATCCCAAGCCCTTCCTCAAGGTGGCGGACGGACATTCGCTGATCCAGCATACTGCATTGCGCGCCGCCTCGATCAAGGACGTCGTCGAGCTCGTCACGGTGACGTCCAGGGAACACCTCTTCCTCACGACGGACGACTTCGACGCGCTGGAGTCCGTCGTTCCGCAGCGGACCTTCCTGCTCGAGCCTGAGGGCCGCGATACGGCTGCAGCCGTGGCCGCGGCTGCGATCTACGCCAAGGCAATGCATGGCCCCGACGCCGTTCTGTGCATTTTTCCCGCCGACCACATGATCGGAAACTTGCCGGCATTCCTGGGCGCCATGGCCAAGGCGATCGAGCATGCCGGGCAAGGACGCATCGCGACGCTGGGGATAAACCCGACCAGACCGGACACGGCCTTCGGCTATATCGAGGCGGATGGCGAAAACGTCGTCCGTTTCGTCGAGAAGCCGGATCTGGAGACGGCCAAGGCCTATGTCGCCTCCAAGCGGTTCTTCTGGAACGCCGGCATCTTCTGTTTCCGCGCGCAGGTCATGCTCGACGCAATGGCCAAGCATTGTCCCGCGGTGATCGAGGCCGTTCTCGCCAGCTACGATGACAGCCGCGCCAGCCGTGGCGATGGTTTCGCCAACATCGAACTCTCGCCTGAGCATTTCGCCCTGGCTCCGCGCATTTCGCTCGACCATGCGGTGATGGAAAAGGCGCAAAACCTGGCCGTCGTTCCCTGCGACATGGAATGGAACGATATTGGATCATGGAACGCGATGGCCGAACTGGTCGCCCCCGACCAGAACGGCAACCGGATTCGCGGTGACGTTCGCATGGTCGATACAGCGGGCAGCTACATCAGTTCCGACAAACGCGTCATCGGCACGGTGGGCGTCAGCGACCTGGTGATCGTCGATTCCCCCGACGCATTGCTGGTGGCGTCCCGCGATCGCGTTCAGGACGTCAAGAAACTGTTCGAATCGCTCAAGGCCTCCGGGCATGAAGCGCACTTGCTTCACAGCACCGTGCACCGGCCGTGGGGCACCTACACGGTCCTGGAGGAAGGCGAGCGATTCAAGATCAAGCGCATCGAGGTCAAGCCTGGCCGGCGCCTGAGCCTGCAGATGCATCACCATCGTTCGGAGCACTGGGTCGTTGTCAGCGGCTCGGCGAAGATAATTAATGGCGACGAGGAACTGTTCCTGGCGACCAATCAGTCGACCTACATTCCTTGTGGTCACAAGCATCGGCTCGAAAACCCGGGCAAGATCGACCTGGTGATCATCGAAGTCCAAAGCGGCGACTATCTGGGCGAGGATGACATCGTGCGCTTCGACGACGTATACGGTCGCGCCTGA
- a CDS encoding fatty-acid--CoA ligase, whose translation MLGLMQEWPLLCHKLIDNAERQHGGREIVSRSIEGPIVRTTYADIHLRALKVAQRLERDGFKLGDRIATLAWNTARHIEAWYGIMGIGAIYHTLNPRLFPEQIAWIMNNAEDRAIFVDLTFVPLLEKMAGAVKSLKKIIVLTDRAHMPETALPNAVAYEEWLAEADGAFAWKTFDENTAAGMCYTSGTTGDPKGVLYSHRSNVLHAMIAAMPDAMGISARDVILPVVPMFHANAWGLGQSAPMIGAKLVMPGCKMDGASIYELLDTEKVTFSAAVPTVWMMLLQYLEETGSKLPHLQKVVIGGSSCPRAITQKFQDNYDVQVIHAWGMTEMSPLGTLCTMKPEYAALKGDARLDIQGKQGYPPFGVEMKITDDDNNALPWDGKTFGRLKVRGPAIARAYYGGVGAEQFDAEGWFDTGDVAHIDAGGYMQITDRAKDVIKSGGEWISTIDLENLAVGHPDVAEAAAIGVPHSKWGERPLLVIVRKPGKEPSKSDILTFMDGKVAKWWMPDDVAFVGEIPHTATGKIQKITLREQFRDYRLPTD comes from the coding sequence ATGCTTGGACTGATGCAGGAATGGCCGCTGCTTTGCCACAAGCTGATCGACAACGCCGAGCGGCAGCATGGCGGACGCGAGATCGTGTCGCGCTCGATCGAGGGGCCGATCGTGCGCACCACCTATGCCGACATCCACCTTCGTGCGTTGAAAGTCGCGCAGCGGCTGGAGCGGGACGGCTTCAAGCTCGGCGACCGCATCGCCACGCTCGCCTGGAACACGGCGCGCCACATCGAGGCCTGGTACGGCATCATGGGCATCGGCGCGATCTATCACACGCTCAATCCGCGTCTCTTTCCCGAACAGATCGCCTGGATCATGAACAACGCCGAAGACAGGGCGATCTTCGTCGACCTGACCTTCGTGCCGCTGCTGGAAAAGATGGCCGGCGCGGTCAAATCGCTGAAAAAAATCATCGTACTGACCGACAGGGCGCATATGCCGGAGACGGCGCTGCCGAACGCGGTTGCCTATGAGGAATGGCTGGCCGAAGCCGACGGCGCCTTCGCCTGGAAGACCTTCGACGAGAACACCGCCGCCGGCATGTGCTACACCTCGGGCACCACGGGTGATCCCAAGGGCGTGCTCTACAGTCACCGTTCCAACGTGCTGCACGCCATGATCGCCGCGATGCCCGACGCCATGGGCATTTCAGCCCGCGACGTCATCCTGCCGGTCGTGCCGATGTTCCATGCCAATGCCTGGGGCCTTGGCCAGAGCGCGCCGATGATCGGCGCCAAGCTGGTCATGCCCGGCTGCAAGATGGACGGCGCCTCGATCTATGAACTGCTCGATACCGAGAAGGTGACCTTCAGCGCCGCCGTGCCGACGGTGTGGATGATGCTGCTGCAATATCTGGAGGAGACCGGCAGCAAACTTCCCCATCTGCAGAAGGTCGTCATCGGCGGCTCGTCCTGCCCGCGCGCCATCACCCAGAAATTCCAGGACAATTACGATGTCCAGGTCATCCACGCCTGGGGCATGACCGAGATGTCGCCGCTCGGCACGCTGTGCACCATGAAGCCGGAATATGCCGCGCTGAAGGGCGACGCCAGGCTCGATATCCAGGGCAAACAGGGCTATCCGCCCTTCGGTGTCGAAATGAAGATAACGGACGACGACAACAATGCGCTGCCCTGGGACGGCAAGACCTTCGGCCGGCTGAAGGTGCGCGGCCCGGCCATTGCCCGCGCCTACTATGGCGGCGTCGGTGCCGAGCAGTTCGACGCCGAAGGCTGGTTCGACACCGGCGACGTCGCCCATATCGATGCCGGCGGCTACATGCAGATCACCGACCGCGCCAAGGACGTCATCAAGTCCGGCGGCGAATGGATCTCGACCATCGATCTCGAAAACCTCGCTGTCGGCCATCCCGATGTCGCCGAGGCGGCGGCAATCGGCGTTCCGCACTCGAAATGGGGCGAGCGGCCCCTGCTGGTCATCGTGCGCAAGCCGGGCAAGGAGCCGAGCAAGAGCGACATCTTGACCTTCATGGACGGCAAGGTGGCCAAGTGGTGGATGCCCGACGACGTCGCCTTCGTCGGCGAAATCCCCCATACCGCCACCGGCAAGATCCAGAAAATCACCTTGCGCGAGCAATTCAGGGACTATCGCTTGCCGACGGATTGA
- a CDS encoding polysaccharide deacetylase family protein — MRLLRKHLCAIALSVCAVSAGHAAPLVEPTLHLKPQAAGSGRVALTLDACGGQTDTRILSALVDNRIPATIFVTGIWLKRNAAAVEIMRAHPDLFELENHGGRHIPAVDTPRKIYGIRSAGSPDAVLAEVESGAAALAGTGEPAPKWFRGATAEYSPSAIAMIRKLGFKVAGFSINGDGGSLLGARETARRIGAAKDGDVIIAHINQPTHAAGEGVVQGLLALKQKGLTFVRLDDADGIGNDGTTD, encoded by the coding sequence ATGCGTCTGCTGCGGAAACATCTTTGCGCGATCGCGCTCTCGGTCTGCGCTGTGTCCGCAGGGCACGCCGCGCCGCTGGTCGAGCCGACGCTGCATCTGAAGCCGCAGGCCGCCGGCAGCGGCCGCGTCGCGCTGACGCTCGACGCCTGCGGAGGCCAGACCGACACGCGCATCCTCTCGGCGCTTGTCGACAACAGGATCCCGGCCACGATTTTCGTCACCGGCATCTGGCTGAAGCGCAACGCGGCCGCCGTTGAGATCATGCGCGCTCATCCGGACCTGTTCGAACTGGAGAACCATGGCGGCCGCCATATCCCGGCGGTCGACACGCCGCGGAAGATCTACGGCATCCGCAGCGCCGGCAGCCCGGATGCCGTGCTGGCGGAGGTCGAATCGGGTGCCGCGGCGCTCGCAGGGACCGGCGAACCGGCGCCGAAATGGTTTCGCGGCGCCACCGCCGAATACAGCCCCTCGGCCATCGCCATGATCCGCAAGCTCGGCTTCAAGGTCGCCGGCTTCTCGATCAACGGCGACGGCGGTTCGCTGCTGGGCGCCAGGGAAACCGCCCGGCGCATCGGTGCCGCCAAGGATGGCGACGTCATCATTGCCCATATCAACCAGCCGACCCATGCCGCCGGCGAGGGCGTGGTGCAGGGGCTGCTGGCGCTCAAGCAAAAGGGCCTGACCTTCGTGCGGCTCGACGATGCCGACGGCATAGGCAACGACGGCACCACGGATTAG
- a CDS encoding DUF427 domain-containing protein — translation MDQIANPAPGFLRNPDKVITIEPYRGTVTVRAGETVIASSTRAKLLSEPPYPAVFYIPFADIDFGQLAKTGHSTHCPYKGDASYWSVLPAEETGKDAMWAYEQPFDEMTEILDHAAFYSSKVTIEATPA, via the coding sequence ATGGACCAGATCGCCAACCCAGCTCCCGGCTTCCTGCGCAATCCTGACAAGGTCATCACCATCGAGCCTTATCGCGGTACCGTCACCGTGCGCGCCGGCGAAACGGTCATCGCCTCGTCGACAAGAGCGAAGCTTCTGTCGGAGCCGCCCTATCCTGCGGTCTTCTACATTCCGTTTGCTGACATCGATTTCGGCCAGTTGGCCAAGACCGGTCACTCGACGCACTGTCCCTACAAAGGCGATGCCAGCTATTGGAGCGTTCTGCCGGCCGAAGAGACCGGCAAGGACGCAATGTGGGCCTATGAGCAGCCCTTCGACGAGATGACGGAGATTCTCGATCACGCCGCCTTCTACTCCAGCAAGGTGACGATCGAAGCCACGCCGGCCTGA